GATCTTCAGCCTCGACAGACTCCATTGAACATCATTCATCCgttatagacagacagacagatgtccAGAATGTGGACGACAAAATCTGCTTTACATTGTTCTGACATGCTaaacttgaaacttgtccaaaatgacttgacaaAAACTGGTCTAAAACAACTCgcagtgtccaaaatgacaaaaaatgattcaaaataacTCGGAAATTTACTGAGCAAGTGTTAAAATACTGTTTAAGACGACtcaaaacaagtcaaaacaacattaaatgtgtctaaaatgtcaaaaactattcaaaattactttaaaaaaatgttcaaaataacttaaaatgtgCCATAAAGGACTTTAGGAAGTATCTAAAATTACTTAGtgtcaaaaaaaattgaaaaacactTTGCAACTTGattcaaaaaaaatttcaaaatagcagaaaaattgGTCAAATTGAGTCACTATCTGTTCAACATAatagaaaaaagcaaaattactgaaaaaaatgtgaaaaactggTGTCAAAGAACTCAAAATTTGATTGAGAAGTgtccaaaacgacaaaaatgtttccaaataATTAGAAAATGAACTGAACAAGCATCTAGAATaacttaaaatgtgtctaaaatgacaaaacatggaTAAAGATAACTCCAGATTTGACTggaagtgtccaaaatgacagaaatggttCCAAATTATTATAAATGTAACTCAACAAGTGAGTAGAATaacttaaaatgtgtctaaattgACAAAACGTGGATAAAGATAACTCCAGATTTGACTtgaagtgtccaaaatgacaaaaatggttcaaaataaCTTGGAAATTAACTGTACGAGTATAGAACAGGACTAAAAATGGTTTAAGATGAttcaaaacatgtccaaaataacattaaatttgtttaaaatgtcaaacaaaattaaaaattattaaaaaaagttGATCAACATAAGTTAAAGCTTGCCAAAAATTACTTTAGGAAGTGTCTAAAATGAACTAAAGtgtcaaataaaagaaacttgACTCAAATAAACTCCCACTGTTcaacaaaataggaaaaaaaagcaaaattacagaaaaaaagtgaaaaactgatgtaaaataactcaaaatttgaCTAagaaagtgtccaaaatgacagaaatggttCCAAATTATTATAAATTTAACTCAACAAGTGTGTAGAATaacttaaaatgtgtctaaaatgacaaaacgtgGATAAAGATAACTCCAGACTTGACTtgaagtgtccaaaatgacaaaaacttttcTCGTTCAAAAATCATAAACGGtcccaaaataactcaaaatgagTCATTAACTAACGAATGTACAAAATTACtggcaaaatgtggaaaaactggtgcaaaataactcaaaatgtgaCTGGAAACTGATGAACAGGACAGAGCTCTGCCGCTGGTTAGACGACTTTGAATCCAACATTAAAACCGGCTCCtaactaaacatttttttacccACATTTCCGATAACTTACAGACATTTCGCCGTTTCAGGGAGATAAAAGTGCAGAtacagactgaaaataaatgactgGAGAGCGACAGAAGAAGTACGGATCATTAAATACAGACTcaccttcttgactttggcctGCTCCTTCTCTGACTCCTTCTCAGCCTTCTTAGAGAGTCTCTCAAGCTGCTTGGATGTGAACTGTGAACCaaggaataaaataaatgaataatccATGTTTATTTGTCCGGCTGGTAAGAATCAAACACTTTTAGAGGAACGTACCTTTAGCTGGAAGAGTGTGTCTGCAGACAGGAGACAGAGTTAGAAAAGTAgaatgtaaataatatttaactgtcacacatgcacagtccTACGTTTACAAAATCTGTCAGAATTAGTAAAATATGTCCCATTCTTTAACGAAAACATGAATCATAAGAGCAAATACAAGTGGGTGACAATAAATAACTTTGTCTGGAAACTAacctgaaatgaaagaaaagtttttacatcaaacatattttctaaagaaaaaaaggacaataGTTCACAAATTTTGCCAGAGTATGTAAATGTAAGAGCACAACTGTATATGGAAACTTTACTTAACAGTATCTGGACtcactgaattaaaaaaaataacaattttattCTGACAAGTAATGTTCCATATGGTTTGctgaatttaataaaatatatttttaattccacataaaATTACATTACTATTTTGCTCACATTAGTATCTCGCAAAGAGTCACAGAAAACCAATAAGAACAGTAAAGGTTTCCATAAATATTAAACACTTGTTGCCTGTTTGTCAAATATAATTACCCAAAATGATTTAGAATAGAAATACGATCgataaatgaacataaaatggACTCTGAGAAGCAGCAGCTTGCTGATGGATGCATCAACAAACTTAAAAAAGAACTGATTCATTTAAATTTCTGCTCTATCAATAGTTTCCTTGTAGTTTTTAAGTGAATATTAATCTTCTGACAGCCAACAACCAAACTAAGCTATAACTGTCAGTGTCCTGCAGCAGGCGACAAAAACCTtctaaagaaataaattcatttgtgtttttgactcctagcactgttttattttcatgtcgtcccaaaatgactcatttaAATGTTACCGATTCATCGGTGCTGCATTTTGGTTCTatggtttttatggttttatagtaactaaactgcattgttttgttttatcatgCTGATGGTAAGCACTTTGGTCTTCTTCTAtgttgttgtaaagtgctctataaatacattttgattgaTAAATCCACTGCTTTTAAAGACTAATCCAGACCTGCAGATACTTTGGTTCCAGACtgtcttttctttaaaattctactgaataaaaacagctaTAATGACTGGAAAAGTGAGATTATGTCCACTATTGAGGCATCCTCCACTTCTGACCAGATTCACATGTGATGAATGTTCCTCAGTACAGCTGAAAAAACATTTGTGCTGAACCCTGACTCAgacatttgtgtcttttggctGAGATTCAGCTTCTTAAGAGTATAGAGAACATGACATAAGGTTACACTTTTGACTTACTGTTCTCAAAATATAAACTGAAACTGTTTCTTCCACTGACAAAAGACGAAACCCTCAACTTTGGACTTTTCCTCAAGCGTTTAATAATTTTCTCCATAAATCCCTAATTCGTTGTGAGGTAATAGTTTTTAAGAAAAGAAAGTGCAAATTCTCTGAATACAGCTTCtaaattgtgaatattttctactTTCTTTCCTCCTAcataacagtaaactgaatatctttgggttgtggacaaaaaaacagatttaccgatcaacatttttcacgagtctctgacattttacagaccaaaATAAACGGAGAAAAATGCTCGACGgattaaacaacaacaaaaacaatcactAGTTGCTGCCCTACAGCTTCATCTAAGCTTAAATGCTTCTCTAATATGTGGTTTGTTGTAACTTTTAGATAATATCTAACATATTTCTGGAAAAGATCACAAGTCAGAAGCTCCAACTAATCATAAGTAGCactaaatgtgatttttgttttgtctttaccTTTTTATGGattagttttttcttcttataCATGCAAAAACTATAAAGTACGCTTGGAATTAACTAATTTTTGCTGTCGATTAATCTGTCAGTTGTTTTTCCCAATTAATCGatcatgtgtttttgtggaaaaaaaagttcattgaTGATGATGGcaacccaaaaatattcagcttACTGTCATAGGGGAGAAATAGAAGCACATATCTAAAGGGGTACattagcttttaaaaaatatattattaaattGCTTAAAAGAAATTGCTTTTTAAATAGTTGACCATCAATCTCATAGTCAATAATTAATCAATTAcacattttaaccctcgtgtcaccctgtgggtcaaaatggacccattttaaagtttgaaaaggtgggaaaaaaaatattttcagtgaaacttctgatgtccacattttcaacattttggggaaatctctgaacatttctaggtggaaaaaatgttaaaaaacattttttcttaagaacattcactaaaaaaactaaaataaaaaaaataaagcaaattcCAGTGAATTACTGtggattttgcttgattttttgatgaatgttcttaaagaaaccattagaagttttactgatatatgtgtatatatatatatatatatatatatatatatatatatatatatggaatcactttagatatttttaggatttttttggaggatttttgctcatttttaaaaaatatttccaaatttGCTGTCTGcgcgaatgggcacaatttattactggaccgtggaccagtaaacagtaattttttactggaccgaatattttatgcataCCATACCATGGATTATGGTATGCAATACCATAATCCATGAAATAACCTACCATACTCTGATAGCAACAGCCAAATCTAGCTCAGCATCCACCCTCTCTCATTATACACCTGGTAAATTACCATCTACATGCACTGTCACCGTCACTacgcctttcagcaccattctACCATCCCACCATCAACCCTTGCATACCATAATCCATGAAATAACCTACCATACTCTCATAGCAACAGCCAAATCTAGCTCAGCATCCACCCTCTCTCATTGTACACCTGGTAAATTACCATCTACATGCACTGTCACCGTCACTACACCCTCCCACACCATTCTACCATACCACCATCCACTTTTACCATTGAATTACTCACCATACACGTCCAATTTGACCAGAAAAACAGCTCTCAGCTTCGTTTTGGCGCTACTTTCACACGCTCCTGCAGAAACTTGAATTTGTACTCaaggatgggaattttccgcggatccgcggatttcatttcaagtttgaacactttattgtcgctgatactcccgcgagatggtaacgacgttaacaatAGCTTGCTAACGACGTTAACAAGCTGTcgttcgattgtaaacggcccagcaattggaagtcgctgcgccgccgccgcacacatcaccccccccaccccccggtCAACGactttccgctggaatcagaatttgctgatcccatccctgtgtACTTGTAACCGGAAATCTTTAGGgtgatttacaggaaaaaaattacaccggacatgagaccggtaatgtagtaagttttatcggacttttggtacacaaatcggatttgaccgatggtctgacgtcattggcgcacactgaatttgggggacttttttgaaacaaaaccttaaaggaattattggaattttcttcctgaaagttttacaaattttcagaaatataggatttttttttttgctgaattttggtattttttaagacaagaaaacaatattttgatGTCCgcaaataaagacaacaggagggtaaatACAGACTGTAATTGTTGTTAATTAACAacttttaatttatatatatatatatatatatatatattactgtTTGTCGTTTTCTCAAACAGATttgtccattaaaaaaaatagcaattaaTGTAATGCTTGACAGCTAATTGACTAATTAGTTGTTgcaaaagtaataaataaagtTAACAAAATCTagataaagttttgttttcggGAAAGGCTGTCAATGAAGCACTATGAACTTCAGGTTCATACTTTAATGCTGTATTTAGCTCATTTAAGATGCCTTAAATATATAATTAACAGGAAAATAAACATACTCTGGATAAAAATAATGAGTTCTAACCCTGCTGTATGTTTTTGGGCAAGTACAAACCTGACGAGTGTCTAAATTTGTCAACATTTGTCGAAGCtacaaattaaaatgtgaatGGAGTGTCACATTCCTCATTTATTAGTCATTAGCTGAGAAAACATTCCACGACAGGCAGCGCTAATAGAACAAACTTAAACACAGTAAAGGCTAAATAAATAATCGGTCTGCAAAGTAAAGTTAAAGTTAGATTGTCCGACAAACGGAGGAGCTGAGAATCCAAACAGGTCTGAAAGCTAACCCCGGCTAGCCACACACCCAAGCTAacaggctaatgttagctgtcCGTCTTTATCTTCGTCCTGAagctaaaatgaagaaaatgtctcCTCACATGGACTGTTCAGCTCGTAAAACACGACTTACCCTCCATGTCGACACGAATATGACGCTAACTGACAgcggaaaatgtgtttttcggCGCCTCTAGAAGCTCGTCTTGATTTGTTTTGATGCAACCGACTGGCTTCCTGGTCCAACAGTAGTCACGTGATTGGAATTTAccttcttcttcgtcttttATTGAGTCAATCCTCGGTTGCTGCAGCTCGTTGTTAAGTGAAATATCGCTTCCTAGAGGGCAAATACTGTTATACACAAGCCTGCATTAGCAGAATATAGGcaaattaatataaataaaataaaattggtaaaaaaaattgtgtaataCTTAGATTAATATTAACACATTATGCAACATGTTCCACATTCCACTTTACATAActgatatataaataaacatacCAGGCGCTGCAGAACCTCCTTAAAAATCTTCACGTTTTTAAAGTTTCGTCCGTTTTAAAGTAATTCATCGATAATTGATAGTTCATCTAATGATGCTAAACCATATATAAACTGTTAATAGTTAAATTggcatatttatttattaacaaTTGCACAATATTGGAATAAAAAACGGAGTTGAAGTTGACGCTCACGGTGTACCTTACAGTCTGCGAGTACATTGGCAGGGACTCCCTTGAAAATGTTCacgtttttaggatttttttaattgttaaaacATTTTACTAGCAATAGTAAGTATATTTAATGGTATACAGCAAAAGATAAGTTGGTAATAGCCCATTCGGCTagtttaaaattcaaaaatagaACGATATTTGATATTTACTAGTATTACCAGTAGTATTACCCGTTACTGTACCTGTAACTGCACAGGCGGCTGTGGTCCGAAATACCAGCCTAGACTGTCATTCATAGTACAGCCGGACCCTGACTAACTTTGTCGGTGAAAACACTGTTATTTATTCGTTGTTTCAGGCAGCATGTCCAACCTCAATAACATACGAGGCAGCGGGGAGAGAGTGAGGAAGACGACTGGCCAACAGGTATGGATTCCAGAGCTTTCAGAGACTGAGGAACGGCTGCTGAAAAAGAGAGAATTTCTTAAGGAGAAGATCAACCAGGAGCTTCTGTTTgccaagaaaaacagcagagcGAACAGAAAATGTGAGATATTCGAGAGAAAAGTGTGTTTCTTTTATAAAACAGCTAGGCaagtcaaaaaaaatcaaaaaatggcGGCGTTAGCTAGCGAAGAGACTAGCTAGCTAGTTACCAAGCTAATTAGTATGTTGACTAACCAGCGGGATCTGTGATGGAAACACATTAAGTGGAAATACTAAgctaaatatgcaaaaaatgtaaagaaaggaaaaataacAGTTACTGATATATCAGTGGGAAAATACTAATAAATGCTGACAAAGTTCAAAGTAACAGATTAAGGCTAAACTGGTTAGCTAAAAGTAGCTAATATGTGTGTGGGAAATAAAGCTAAATTCATGGGATACATGTTGGAAATGGGCAAAGTTTATGGATAAATGATTGAACTAGCTAGATAAAAATgggaataaatgttttaaaaaataaacggtAAAGTAATTAACTAAAAAACagtgtaaatgtttgaaatgctCATTTTAGTGGGCATGTGTTTGAACAAATTTGCTAAAAGTAGTGGACGAATGTTGAAGCTAATAGTAATGATAAGTACTTTAAATAATTAGCTATATGTAGTGGATAGACGTTTTCAAACGTTAAAACTAGTtaatacattttgaaaaacctcaaaaaatgttgaaaacagggaaaataatTAACAAATAACTGAAATAGCTAAAGGTAGTTGACAAATTttgaaaaacttcaaaataactcttgaacacaatgaaaataatgaatgaatggttAAACTAGGCAGCTAAAAGGAGTATATAATTCCATAAATAGCCAAAACTAGTGGATACAGTTTGAAAAACTGTATTgtattgtgctgtttttgtttttatcctctgtgaggcactttgtgttactctactgtatgaaaagtgccatataaagttgatttgatttgatttgaaaaacatttaaaaaatgttaataatgaataaataagtgaGCCAGTCAGCGAAAAGTAGTGGATAAAAATAgatattaaaaacaataaaaaataaataaataactgaagtagttaacttaaagtagtgggcaaatgacacaaaaagatacaaaaatgaacctaaaaatctaaaaatgtcagaaaaaaatccaataatgtCTGACAGATGcagacactaaaagatgcaaaagggTCACTAAAAGAttcaaaagtgacacaaaaagatgcgaaaatgatcaaaaagatgcaaaaatgacccaaaaacatggaaatatgacacacaaagatgcaaaaatgtcccaaaaagatacaaagtggcctaaaaagatgcaaaaatttcactaaaatatgcaaaaatgtcaaaaagatgcaaaaatgacctaaaaagatgcaaaaatttcactaaaatgtgtataaaaatgtataaatagtTGGACTAGTTACTGAAAATTGTGGCTAAAACCTGAAAAACTGTATTACCTGAAATTAGTggacaagattttaaaaattgaaaaataattgttgaaaatgatgaataaaatgttgaaCTAGTTGgcttacagtaaaaaaaaaaaaaagaagaagttagcAAAAAAAGTTAATAGTAATGGGCAAATGGTTGGACTAGTCTGTTGACAGTAGAGGATACATTTTGTACAGCCAATGGTAATGACAAATCGTTAAAATATTTCCCTAAAATAATAGTTAAATGTTGACATGGCTGATGGTTCTGATAAACTACAAGTAGCGAATGCACTGGAAAATGCTGAATACAAACGTGGAAAACtatgaaaagaacaaaataattgAACTAGTTCAGTAAAAGTTGTGGCCATAccttgaaaaatgtaaaaataacttgaaaaagattttttaaataatgaataattgGTCCTAGTAGATAAAGCTCACTGATTTTGATCAAGTCagtctaatattttatttattaagtgtGTTCCACCTGCTATTGTACTGTTTTTTCCAGTGGCTCTGGAGGCGCTGATGAGGAAGAGGCATCACGAGAAACAACTCGAGTTCACTGATTTAGCTTTGACGGCCATGACAGCCGCACAGAAAAACATGTAAGTAGAAGATAACAGCGCACCACGTCATGTGAATTAATGTCACGTGTGAATATCAGAGAAACGGAGCAGAATGAGATAAGATTTGTGCCACGTTATGCTGTTGAATTTGAATACACACCAGTGATGTAGTTTTAAGAGGATTTTAAGTGCGTTTTCTGCTGGCTGTTGCAGAGAATTTGTCCACAAGGTGATCGACCTGATGATGGAGCATCATGTGACTGAAGACGTACCAGACAGCATCTGCTCCTGTGCAGGCATGGAAGTGGAATTTGATGAGGTCTGTGACAGTATGATCTTGTTTTCTGGGTGTTTCAGGgatttttataatttatttgcACTGTACAATTGCACTGTACAAATGTGATATTTGTTTAATAATTAgaattatttgaaaaatgtactagtattttacagatttctccatttttttcagttacagGTAAAATTCAAtaagtcacagaaaaaagtattaatttacgtAACAAACTTAAAACgttttcacatcaaaaatctctatttttaaatgtagtaattactaaaagatgcaaaaatatcagcaaaaaattaaagtgtcactaaaagatgcaaatatgacacaaaagatgcaaaaatcgcACTAAAAGCTGCAAGTATggtacaaaaagatgcaaaaatgtcactaaaagatgcaaatatgatacaaagagatgcaaaatgtcactaaaagatgcaaaatgtcactaaaagatgtaaaaatgtcactaaaagatgcaaacatgatacaaaaagacgtaaaaatgtcactaaaagatgcaaatatgatacaaaaagatgtaaaaatgtcactaaaagatgcaaatatgatacaaaaagatgcaaaatgtcactACCAGATGCAGAAAAACTCACTACAAGATGGCAAAATGACAGTAATAGAtgacaaaatgtcactaaaagatgcaaaaaattactacaagatgcaaaaatggtaaaagatgcaaaaatgtcacaaaaagatacaaaatgacctaaaaaatgcaaaaaaaaatcaccaaaagaaGCAACAActtcactaaaagatgcaaaaaactcCCTAcaagatggaaaaatgacacaaaggatttaaaaatatcacacacgcgtatatatatatgtgtatttatatatatagatatagatatatatagatata
This window of the Acanthochromis polyacanthus isolate Apoly-LR-REF ecotype Palm Island chromosome 8, KAUST_Apoly_ChrSc, whole genome shotgun sequence genome carries:
- the LOC110964600 gene encoding charged multivesicular body protein 4c-like, with product MSNLNNIRGSGERVRKTTGQQVWIPELSETEERLLKKREFLKEKINQELLFAKKNSRANRKLALEALMRKRHHEKQLEFTDLALTAMTAAQKNIEFVHKVIDLMMEHHVTEDVPDSICSCAGMEVEFDEDELMAELEKLQENLDESLLEMDGKDDRVSSLQLSTESPVPAVKTDEEEIEEQLEYLQRWVKEPSETQQKHTDV